One Huiozyma naganishii CBS 8797 chromosome 5, complete genome DNA segment encodes these proteins:
- the PDL32 gene encoding putative ADP-ribose 1''-phosphate phosphatase (similar to Saccharomyces cerevisiae YMR087W; ancestral locus Anc_2.474) has protein sequence MTKDTVVMKPGPIRIILCDSNEIVPYLWKRFIPQAVPKNDKILCIHHGYLESLMENIRTGNDKHACKQYAIVSPGNCFGYLGGGFDLALRRYFGGIPFEKWFREQLGGRYHTVGSATVVDLLNCPLTRTQQQRDGMRYIIHCPTVVAPTKPVFDSRAPLDTGYKPVFNAMWNALMHAPKDIDGLIIPGLCTGYAGVPPAISCKSMAFALRLYLLGNLISKDLRNVIIMYYLGYPYEPFFPDSCREECALLGIDVDTLMKFDVQSGSLEDILPTYLEQEGEKLQRIRRPSI, from the coding sequence ATGACGAAAGATACAGTCGTGATGAAACCGGGTCCGATTCGTATCATTTTGTGCGACTCCAATGAGATCGTCCCGTACTTATGGAAGCGCTTCATCCCGCAGGCTGTTCCGAAGAACGACAAGATACTGTGTATCCACCATGGGTACCTCGAATCCTTGATGGAGAATATACGTACCGGTAACGATAAACATGCATGCAAACAGTACGCTATAGTATCGCCTGGGAATTGCTTTGGATACTTGGGTGGTGGGTTCGATCTCGCTCTACGACGGTATTTCGGCGGGATCCCCTTTGAAAAGTGGTTCAGAGAGCAGTTAGGCGGTAGGTACCATACAGTCGGGTCGGCCACTGTGGTGGATCTCTTGAACTGCCCACTCACTCGtacacaacaacagcgaGATGGGATGAGATACATTATTCATTGCCCTACTGTGGTAGCACCAACGAAGCCTGTCTTCGACTCTAGAGCTCCACTAGACACAGGATACAAGCCTGTCTTCAATGCCATGTGGAACGCATTAATGCATGCACCAAAAGATATAGATGGTTTGATTATCCCCGGCTTATGTACCGGGTATGCCGGTGTTCCACCTGCCATTAGCTGTAAGAGCATGGCGTTTGCGTTGAGGTTATACCTGTTGGGCAACCTAATTTCAAAGGACCTTCGAAACGTTATCATAATGTACTACCTTGGTTACCCATACGAGCCATTCTTCCCTGATTCCTGTAGAGAGGAGTGTGCTCTGCTGGGAATTGATGTGGACACTTTGATGAAATTTGATGTACAGTCGGGTTCTCTAGAGGATATATTGCCAACATATCTGGAACAGGAGGGAGAAAAGCTCCAAAGAATCAGGCGTCCTAGCATATGA
- the VBA1 gene encoding Vba1p (similar to Saccharomyces cerevisiae VBA1 (YMR088C); ancestral locus Anc_2.473) → MEALDETTSLLPDPVESCPNDLPDDTKLEQEYHRDNMALPKGPILLSLWLGSFVSALDGTVVANIMNSIAAEFAESDKKQWIATSYLLTNTAFQPLYGKLSDITGRKVAVITAHFFFALGCLLTCFAQNVTQFSIARAICGIGGGGINAMSSITVTDICSARERGVYQGYANVVFGTGQLLGAPIGGFLLDSIGWRSIFGIQVPMLMLCSVLALKNVNIKLVHIPPRNERFTWKNLSRIDIFGSISLVATISGILFLTSSNWNKSLLGIFTVLSFSLFIYIELYVAKERIMPFELLKGSFGLSSIATVITSFIIYGEIFRSPIYLQLIQNVSVTVTGLYLIFPSVAIALGSIVTGSILRNTKMDLAHCAAAIIFGGMIMQLAGLALSYYLLSHVNPALDLADLPANLFSAATIYFVSDSIWWKIVYVGALVIGSSGYASLLVATLVSIVFTVDRSKQGTITGIFYLWRSIGNVLGASITLVVFERSLGRMLWEFMFGDSSTTGSYRFKKSEYRRLISDSSYLRKGPFPAKALAGLLKVYNKAFLISYVPNMGLSILGILVAWMLYRSHGKKMLESSAN, encoded by the coding sequence ATGGAGGCTTTAGATGAAACAACGAGTCTTCTGCCGGACCCAGTCGAGTCATGCCCAAATGACTTGCCGGATGACACGAAACTGGAGCAAGAGTATCATAGGGACAACATGGCGTTGCCCAAGGGACCGATTCTGCTCTCCCTGTGGTTGGGTAGTTTTGTGAGTGCGTTGGACGGTACCGTGGTTGCCAATATCATGAATTCGATTGCTGCTGAGTTTGCCGAGTCAGACAAGAAACAGTGGATCGCAACCAGTTACCTGCTGACGAACACTGCGTTTCAACCATTGTACGGCAAGTTATCCGACATCACTGGCCGGAAAGTCGCCGTGATAACAGCacatttcttctttgctcTGGGGTGTCTTCTAACGTGCTTTGCGCAGAACGTGACGCAGTTTTCTATAGCCAGGGCTATCTGTGGTatcggtggtggtggtattAACGCAATGAGTAGCATCACTGTCACGGATATCTGTTCCGCAAGGGAGAGAGGTGTGTATCAAGGGTATGCCAACGTGGTTTTTGGTACAGGACAATTACTCGGTGCCCCGATTGGTGGGTTTCTACTAGATAGCATTGGCTGGAGATCTATCTTTGGAATTCAGGTGCCCATGCTGATGCTATGCTCCGTGCTCGCACTCAAGAACGTCAACATAAAACTGGTCCACATTCCTCCACGGAACGAGAGGTTTACCTGGAAAAACTTGAGCAGAATTGATATCTTTGGGTCAATCAGTCTCGTCGCAACAATATCTGGTATATTATTCCTAACTTCGTCAAACTGGAACAAGTCACTACTGGGAATCTTTACCGTATTGAGTTTTTCGCTCTTCATTTACATCGAGCTGTACGTGGCTAAGGAGAGAATCATGCCCTTCGAACTCTTGAAGGGATCATTTGGACTGTCGTCTATTGCGACGGTGATCACTTCCTTTATTATATATGGGGAAATTTTCAGATCACCAATTTATCTACAGTTGATTCAAAATGTTAGCGTTACTGTGACAGGTTTGTATTTGATTTTCCCCTCAGTCGCCATTGCATTAGGTTCTATTGTGACAGGATCCATCCTGAGAAACACCAAGATGGATCTGGCACACTGCGCTGCTGCTATAATTTTTGGCGGTATGATAATGCAATTGGCTGGGCTCGCATTATCCTACTACTTGTTAAGCCACGTGAATCCTGCATTAGACCTAGCAGACCTGCCCGCGAATCTATTTTCTGCTGCTACGATTTATTTCGTATCGGACTCCATCTGGTGGAAAATCGTCTACGTGGGAGCATTAGTCATTGGATCATCCGGGTATGCATCCTTGCTCGTGGCTACACTAGTCAGCATTGTTTTCACTGTGGACAGGTCGAAACAGGGAACAATTACTGGTATATTCTATCTATGGAGATCCATCGGTAACGTTCTTGGTGCCTCCATCACGTTAGTGGTGTTTGAAAGATCGTTGGGCAGGATGTTATGGGAATTTATGTTCGGCGATTCCTCGACTACAGGCTCCTACCGTTTTAAGAAGTCAGAATACAGAAGACTGATCTCAGATTCAAGCTACTTAAGAAAGGGACCATTCCCAGCAAAAGCACTAGCTGGGTTGTTGAAGGTCTACAACAAAGCTTTTCTGATTTCTTATGTGCCAAACATGGGACTGTCGATTCTAGGGATCCTTGTTGCGTGGATGCTGTACAGATCACATGGCAAAAAAATGCTAGAATCTTCTGCCAATTGA